The following DNA comes from Deltaproteobacteria bacterium.
CGCCCTTCCACCTTAAATCCATCCCTTCCCGAACCTCCAAAGACGATATCTACCAGAGTAAATATAACTTTTGACTCAACAACGATGATCGCATTTCCCCTTAACGGATCTATCCGGAAAAGATGCAGGCTTGTGGGAACGGGCAAAGTCTTAAGAAAGTCTCCATACTTTATCGTATCAATAGATAAGGCGCTTATATTGACAACTTTTCTCAGCAGTGATGAAAGCGTGCCCCTGAACATTCTCGCGAACTTTTCATTGGTCATCTCGAGGGCGGGCATTCTCCCCCTGATGATCCGATCCTGGCTGGTAAGGTCATAGCGTAGAACAACCGAGGGATCATGTTCTTTCTCCGGCTCGGTCTCAACTTCACCATCCGATATTCCTTTGAGAAGAGCATCTACTTCTTCCTGCGTTAATATTTGGGACATAAGCACCCCTTTAACTATTTAAACTCTGAAATGGCCGGTCCTTAATTTCTCTGCCATTTCCGTCATTATGGATAACAACTACTGAACGACAAATTCTGTAAAGTAGACCTTAACGATTTTTCCTTTGGTCAAAAAGCTGTTCAGTCGAAGCATTATCTCTTCCCTCAAACGCTGTTTTCCAGAAATGTCCATGATATCTTTATACGTTTTTGATGAAAGAAGATCCAAAACGTTATCCCTCAGTTTCGGCTTTAATTGGTTCAGCTCGTCAATACAATTTTTATCTGATACGTCGAGCTCGATAATAATTTTCAGGTATCTGTCAACACCACCTTGATCCTGTATATTCACGATAAAAGGATCCATAGGCCATATAGCTCCTTGCGGCGCCTGCTGCTCTACTTGATCTTTCTTATTGAAAAATTTTTTATAGTAAACAGTCCCAACAGCTCCGGCCGTCACCACGATTAATGCGGCAACGCCTATAATGATAAGCTTTTTAAGAGGCAATTTCTTTTTTTTCGGAACCTCTTCCACTGCCTTTTCATCTTTTTCTTCTCTTGCCATTGCATCCTCTCGGTCATCATGAAATGTTGAAAGTTATTTTAATTTAACCTTAAGCATCCTGAAGGCATTACTGAACGGTGCTCGCAGAACAAATTTGCAAATAACATACCAGGGTGATGACGGCACGGGAAAGGTTGCAATGATCGGTATATCAGCAGATTAGGTTTGGTTACTAAAGACTACAAAAAGTGATCTTTTTGACAGACGGTCAGAAATTTGACAAAATATTAAGGTAGGTGATCTCGAAAAGAAGGCGCAACAAGATAACCACGAAGGGCTTTGGAAAAGCTCCGGGAGCAGGCGTGCGAATGCGAAAAATCAGTACAACGGCGTAAAGCCAGTCATAAGGAGTGAAGCATACGCAGACGTACTTCTCAGTTCACCCTGAACTCGCAATGGGCAATCTGAAACGTCCTTTGATCTATTGGACTTTTTGCAAGGTTGTTACAGAAAGGGCTGAGGAAATCCTCAGCCCTTCTTTAGGGTTAATTACCTCTTAATATTCATCAGTTCAGTTAGCATCGCATCCTGTGTGGTTATGACCCTGGCGTTTGCCGAGTAGGATTTCTGAGCAGTGATCATGTTAATGAATTCCGTCGCGATATCGGTATTCGACATCTCGAGACTGTTTGACGATACGTTACCCATTCCGGAAGCGCCCGGAACGTTTCTGATGGCCGGTCCCGATGTTAGCGTTTCGCCAAACAGATTGGAACCCATCTTTTTCAGTCCCCATGGGTTGGAGAAATTGGCAAGGACAATCTGAGCCACGTCCGCCGTTTGTCCGTTCGTGAAGAAACCGCTTATATTCCCATCATCTCTTACGGAAAGGCTCTTCAAGAGACCGGAGGCATAGCCGTCATTGGAGAGTGATTTAATGACGGACGTACTGGCGTAACCCGTAATGCTCAGAGCGCTGTTTCCGACCAGATCCCAGTTAACGACATTGCCGCTGCCAATGGTCCCCCCGTTGGGTAGCGTTCCGAAGGTGACGTTCATATCCAACGGCGCCGTCTCGGTATGCGTGAGGGTAAATGTTGCCGTATCATTGCTTGCCCAGCCGCCAGCCAGGGTAAGAGTCACATCTGTGCCGCCATTACCATCAAGATCGAGTGTAACGGTCGTGGCGTTAGCGGAAAGTATTGTGGCATTCGTATAGCCGCCGGGGGTGGTTACTGTCCAGTCGGCTGCTGTGGCGCCCATCGTCAGCGTTATAGAACCCATCTGATACACCTGTCCTGGTTGATTGAGGGCGGCCGTGGCAGTTCCGGCTCCGCTAGAGGTAACAGCACCGACGGCCCCCGTATAGATTGCACTGAGATCACCATTGGAATCAAACTTGAGCCCTTGAGCGGTTTGAGCTTGCGCATCCGTTCCGTCCATGTTGGCCTGGAAACTCCACATCCCATTCTCCTCTGTCTTCCTATATACGACGCCGAGGCTGTGTTTCTGTCCAAGAGAATCATATACCGTCTGTGTCGTGTTAAAGGTTTCACCTGCCTCTGTAGCGGAGTTCAAATTTGAACCAACAGAAAAGATGTTTGTCACCGAAGGAGAAGACTGGACGTTTCTCAGGTTTATATCGGTAATATTATTATTGTTGGTGCCAAAGAAATTGTAGCCTTGAAGTTTGTAAGTGTTTGTATCGACAAGATAACCGTCGCTGTTAAGGTGAAAGGCGCCCGCCCTCGTGTAATACGAGGCGCCGTCTTGATCATTCACCATGAAAAATCCGTCCCCGTCGATGGCGACGTCCGTGGCGTTTCCTGTCGTCTCAAAAGAGCCTGGCCCAAACAGCGTACCGACCTCTGATACCTCAACACCGCGTCCTATCTGCATAGAACCCGACGAACCGCCTGAAAGACTCTGGCTCAAGACGTCAGAAAAGAATGTCTTTCCCGCCTTATAACCGATAGTATTAACGTTAGCGATATTATTCGCGATGACGTCCATCTGCTTTGAACTGGCATTTAAGCCCGAAATTCCTGCCCATAATGCACTTCCCATTTTTTTGCCTCCTTGCAATTAAATTCATAATTTCTTTTTTAGTTAACCATTTGCGGCTTCAATTCGCCGGCTTCCTGACGGATAGAATATCTGCAAAAGCGATATCCTGTCCGTTCACGGTAAGGTAAGGAACATTGTTTTTAAACGTAGCACCTGTTACCTTACCCGTTACCATTGACGTAACAGATACATCTTTCCCGCTGCTGTCGGTTGCAGACACCTCAAAAGTATAAGTCCCTGCTGAAACGTTCGAGCTGTTCCACGTCAACGAATTAATACCGGCTTTTTGAGATCCGAAGCTAAAGGTTTTCATTAACGTCCCCTGGGCATTGTAGATTTTCACGGTTCCCTGCTTCACATCACTGGGCAGATTATAGTACAGTGTATTTGTTGATCCTTCCACAGTAGTCGTATTTCCTTTCGCAGAGACCTCATTGCCGATGAGATTCGCTACCTGGACATTATTCAGGGACGAGAAGGATGTCCCCAACGTTTGCAGTTGTGTATTCATGTTCTGCAATTGTTCAAGACTCGAAAACTGGGCAAGCTGGGCAGCGAAATTCGACCCATCGAGGGGGTTAAGGGGATCCTGATTCTTGAGTTGTGCGATCAGCATCTTCAGAAAATCATCCTTCCCCATTATGGTGTTCTTCGTCTGAGTGGAACTGGTAGTCCCACTATTTATACTCGATACCGTAGCCATCTCTCTTCACCTCACATATATGATTAATTAATTATGCAAATAAACTGATAACACCCAAAGAGGGATCATTTAACTCATTCCCGCCTGACGGCAATATTTGAATGGGAGAATTATCCTCTTTTGTGTTATCTCTTTTTCCCCGCCCTTCCTCAAAGAAGGCGCCGCCCCCGGGCTGGAATCCCGGATTACCGTCATAAGATCTTTCCTGGACAAGAACTTCAAAACGATCGATGTTTAACCCCTGACCTTGAAGGGCGGTTTTTAATTGGTCGAGATTGGTGTGCAATACCTGCTTCACATCATGATTGTCTGCAATCAGTACCATCCTGACCATGTCGTTATGAACCCTGACATCCATATTCAGTGTTCCGAGATTAGGCGGCTCCAGCGTGATGACAATCCTGCCGGATCGATTCTTCATCATATTCGCGGCGCCGTCCTCAATCTGCTCCATAATGTCCTGAAACTGAAGAGGCGCAATATCACCATTCATATTTGTCCCCGAACTATTCCAAACACCTTTTACCCCGGAGTAATCAGCATTAGCCGTCCAGAGCGTGGTATCACTTTTCCCGGCAAGGGGTTCATTATCTATTCCTTCAACAGACTTTTCTGATTTGAACACTTCTGAGAAAAGATTTTTATTATTTTGCATCTCTTCACTTGCTTCATTCAGCCGCCCCGTTGAAATTGAATTTTCTTTTACGCTCTCTAGCTTCTGTTGCTCACTCTTTAACAGTATCTCCTGCCCTTTCGGATCAGATGATACTTTCTTACTACTTACTCCCTTGATATCGAGCTCCTTCGAAATGTCTCTTTCACCATCATACTTTTGATCTTCCTTTTCATCACCGGAGCGGGAAATTCTCATTTCTTCAGATACATTCTTCTTGGCGAGTTTATTACTCTTCAAACCGTCGGCTGATAGTGCCCCTAAATCACGGGCGAGGTCATCTGAGAGCATCGTATCGACTGAAGGTGACTTCTCCACTTTTCCAAATCCACTGACTCCCTTCTTTAACGATAATGTACTTTCCTTTTCTATCGCGGATCTAATTTGCGAACTCTCACTACCATGTCCAGGAGATTCATCCGGCAGATTCAATGCATCGCCTTTGTCGATACTTCCTTCACCCATGGGGGATTGAGTTTTTCCTGATTTACCAAGGAGTTCTTTGCCCGTTTTTTTAGCTTCCGCAACTCCCCCCGATGCTAATTCTTCTGGATTGAGTTTCATATTTTTCTCAAAAGGTACCTGATGTTGAAACGCAATCGCATCTCCATTCATTTCTTTTGTTCCCTTTCGGGACCAGTACCCGCGGCCAACCTTAACACCAGCCAATCGCCCCTTTATCTCATCTTTCCCGGTTGTCAATTCTGCCTGGCAACTTACAGAACCTTCCTTTTCGGTATCGCCTTTCTCAATCGAAAAAACCGTGCCTTTTTGCTTCATTATGCTGGCAAATGAACCCACACCTCCAATGATGTCAAAGAGGTCTGCACCATTTTGCTTTCCTTTCGATAGCTCCTTAATTCTATTGGACACACCCTGAGACGTTGGTTGATCTTGACTTCCGCCACTTAATGTCAACTGTTGCATTGAAGTATCCATTTTTCACTCCAGTATTATTTGATAAGTTGTAAAGGCAAGAGACATGCCATGTCGAACTCAAATAAAATAACCAGCTATTTCATGATGTTATTTAGATGTAGGAACTGACGGGATTTTCAGGGGGGGGTAAATATTGCCCATTCTGTCACAGTGAATTTGAAAAAAATACCTAGGGAGAAAAATAAAAAGGTGGGATAATGTAGTGTAGGTATTTTACATACCGCTGATAGTCTTGGCGATTTCCACTGCTTTCTCAGGGTCGAGGTGCCCCCATACGGCACCGGCCTTTTTAGTATTCATCTGCATGATAATCCCGGCAGCAGTTTTATTGTCCATTTTACTGAATAGGGCGCCCACCTTATCGGGGGGGGTTGCTTCATACACCTTAGCCAATTCTTTAATTTTTTTAATATTTTCCATTTTATCAGATTCTTGAGGAACTGTTATTTTTTCTTCCCGGTTTCGGAGCATTTCTATTTTCGCCACAACCTCATTCTTTAATAAATGAATCCTCTTTTCCTCAAATTTAACGAAATTTTCTCTGTTTTCAAGTTGCCTTCGTCTATCTTCCAGGGAGATGATCAGGTTCCTTTCATTCATCAGCGTATCTTCAAAAACATCTCTTACCGGTGCGCGAGCGGCTGTTTGCGAGGATACATCAGCCAGGGCAGGTTTGGCTGTCCATAACGAATAATCAAAAATATCTGACCTTTTCACAATTTCCGCTATGGCAAGAATTTTCGTCATAAACAGGAATAAAATGAGGATTTCGAAAGCAACAATTATTTTTTTCATTTTCTCAGACCATGAGCAAATTTGATTATTGTAAAATCGTCAAGTTCTTTGCGAGCTTTAGTAGCCATCTCCAGGAGATATTCAGCCTTTTTTTTCTCCCTTAAGGTTTCCATAACTTTCCGTTTTTTAACCGCCTCCAGGAGAGCATGCCTTTTTGCTTCGGCTTCCTCCTCCATTTTGCAAATAACAGCCCTCTGCTTTTCTTCTTTGCATTTCAGGTATTCAATGAAGGCAAAGTGCCGCTGGATCACATCGGAGTTTACGGCATTTTCCTGAATTTTTGTCAATTGTACAATCCTATCTTTTTTTTCTTTTTTCAAATCTTCTAAAACGACCCTGGCCGCCTGCAGACGGTTCAGAGCATCGGAAAATTCAAGCTGACACTGCTCCTCTATCTGCACCCTGAAGTTTAACACCGCCTCCAGATCAAACCGAAACATACTCATCTTTCCTATTCAAAAAGGGCGAACATTCCCCTTCTGCTTTCTTTAAAACCTACTGATTCATTGATGGCCTGCATAGAAAAGGCATTCACCCTGCCGATCATCTCTATTGCAAAATCAACTTCATGGCTGCTGCCCTTTACATAAGCGCCAATATTTATGAGATCTTCAGCCTTCTTGTATGTTGCAAGGATGTTTAAGATACTGCCTGCTTTCCCCTTGTGCTCATCATCAACCACATCAATCATAACCCTGCTGATACTGCTCAGGACGTCTATCGCCGGATAATGATTCTTTGCCGCCAGAATGCGAGAAAGTACAATATGACCATCCAAAATCGATCTTGCCGCGTCTGCAATCGGCTCATCAAAGTCATTCCCCTCAACCAGGATTGTGTACAGGCCTGTTATACTTCCCTTGCCTTCCACGGCGCCAACCCTCTCAAGAAGCTTCGGCATAAGGCTGAACACCGAGGGCGTATATCCTTTTGTCGTCGGTGGCTCACCGATGGATAGACCAACTTCTCGCTGGGCCATGGCAAACCTCGTCAGAGAATCAACCATAAGGAGCACATCCTTCCCCTGGTCCCTGAAATACTCGGCGATAGATGTTGCAACATATGCCGCTCTCATCCTTATGATGGGGTGCGTATCCGAGGTAGCGACAACAACTACGGATCTCTCCAAGCCTTCTTTGCCGAGATTCTTCTCGATGAACTCCCGCACTTCCCGTCCTCTCTCGCCGATGAGCCCGATTACGTTTACATCGGCCCTGGTGTTTTTTGCCATCATCCCTAAAAGAATGCTCTTGCCAATACCGGACCCGGAAAATACCCCCATTTTCTGCCCCTTACCGCAGGTGAGCAACGCATTTATAACCCTTATTCCGAGGTCCATCACCTCCGTAACTCTTTTCCTCTTCAGAGGATTGATCGGACTGAAATATATGGGGTATTCCGTTTGGTACCCTATTGGTCCTTTGCCGTCAATGGGGTTCCCCATGCCGTCAATCACGCGCCCAAGGAGACCTCTCCCGACTCTGACATCCGCCTTCTTCCCAAGTGATATAATCTTGCAGCCGGGACCCACTCCGCGGATAGTTTCGAGAGGCATCATGAGAACCTTGCCCGTCTTAAAACCTACTACCTCGGCACTGAGCGGCTCTTCATGGCCGTTTGTATAAATTTCACACATTTCTCCAATAGAAGTACAAGGGCCATGCCCCTCCACCACCAGACCAATGACCTGGCTTACTTTACCGAAAACCTTGATAGGA
Coding sequences within:
- a CDS encoding flagellar basal body-associated FliL family protein, translating into MAREEKDEKAVEEVPKKKKLPLKKLIIIGVAALIVVTAGAVGTVYYKKFFNKKDQVEQQAPQGAIWPMDPFIVNIQDQGGVDRYLKIIIELDVSDKNCIDELNQLKPKLRDNVLDLLSSKTYKDIMDISGKQRLREEIMLRLNSFLTKGKIVKVYFTEFVVQ
- a CDS encoding flagellar hook-length control protein FliK, with the protein product MDTSMQQLTLSGGSQDQPTSQGVSNRIKELSKGKQNGADLFDIIGGVGSFASIMKQKGTVFSIEKGDTEKEGSVSCQAELTTGKDEIKGRLAGVKVGRGYWSRKGTKEMNGDAIAFQHQVPFEKNMKLNPEELASGGVAEAKKTGKELLGKSGKTQSPMGEGSIDKGDALNLPDESPGHGSESSQIRSAIEKESTLSLKKGVSGFGKVEKSPSVDTMLSDDLARDLGALSADGLKSNKLAKKNVSEEMRISRSGDEKEDQKYDGERDISKELDIKGVSSKKVSSDPKGQEILLKSEQQKLESVKENSISTGRLNEASEEMQNNKNLFSEVFKSEKSVEGIDNEPLAGKSDTTLWTANADYSGVKGVWNSSGTNMNGDIAPLQFQDIMEQIEDGAANMMKNRSGRIVITLEPPNLGTLNMDVRVHNDMVRMVLIADNHDVKQVLHTNLDQLKTALQGQGLNIDRFEVLVQERSYDGNPGFQPGGGAFFEEGRGKRDNTKEDNSPIQILPSGGNELNDPSLGVISLFA
- the fliI gene encoding flagellar protein export ATPase FliI produces the protein MFDFDKCFRLIEQVNPIKVFGKVSQVIGLVVEGHGPCTSIGEMCEIYTNGHEEPLSAEVVGFKTGKVLMMPLETIRGVGPGCKIISLGKKADVRVGRGLLGRVIDGMGNPIDGKGPIGYQTEYPIYFSPINPLKRKRVTEVMDLGIRVINALLTCGKGQKMGVFSGSGIGKSILLGMMAKNTRADVNVIGLIGERGREVREFIEKNLGKEGLERSVVVVATSDTHPIIRMRAAYVATSIAEYFRDQGKDVLLMVDSLTRFAMAQREVGLSIGEPPTTKGYTPSVFSLMPKLLERVGAVEGKGSITGLYTILVEGNDFDEPIADAARSILDGHIVLSRILAAKNHYPAIDVLSSISRVMIDVVDDEHKGKAGSILNILATYKKAEDLINIGAYVKGSSHEVDFAIEMIGRVNAFSMQAINESVGFKESRRGMFALFE
- a CDS encoding flagellar hook capping protein, whose product is MATVSSINSGTTSSTQTKNTIMGKDDFLKMLIAQLKNQDPLNPLDGSNFAAQLAQFSSLEQLQNMNTQLQTLGTSFSSLNNVQVANLIGNEVSAKGNTTTVEGSTNTLYYNLPSDVKQGTVKIYNAQGTLMKTFSFGSQKAGINSLTWNSSNVSAGTYTFEVSATDSSGKDVSVTSMVTGKVTGATFKNNVPYLTVNGQDIAFADILSVRKPAN
- a CDS encoding flagellar hook-basal body complex protein → MGSALWAGISGLNASSKQMDVIANNIANVNTIGYKAGKTFFSDVLSQSLSGGSSGSMQIGRGVEVSEVGTLFGPGSFETTGNATDVAIDGDGFFMVNDQDGASYYTRAGAFHLNSDGYLVDTNTYKLQGYNFFGTNNNNITDINLRNVQSSPSVTNIFSVGSNLNSATEAGETFNTTQTVYDSLGQKHSLGVVYRKTEENGMWSFQANMDGTDAQAQTAQGLKFDSNGDLSAIYTGAVGAVTSSGAGTATAALNQPGQVYQMGSITLTMGATAADWTVTTPGGYTNATILSANATTVTLDLDGNGGTDVTLTLAGGWASNDTATFTLTHTETAPLDMNVTFGTLPNGGTIGSGNVVNWDLVGNSALSITGYASTSVIKSLSNDGYASGLLKSLSVRDDGNISGFFTNGQTADVAQIVLANFSNPWGLKKMGSNLFGETLTSGPAIRNVPGASGMGNVSSNSLEMSNTDIATEFINMITAQKSYSANARVITTQDAMLTELMNIKR
- the fliJ gene encoding flagellar export protein FliJ, producing MFRFDLEAVLNFRVQIEEQCQLEFSDALNRLQAARVVLEDLKKEKKDRIVQLTKIQENAVNSDVIQRHFAFIEYLKCKEEKQRAVICKMEEEAEAKRHALLEAVKKRKVMETLREKKKAEYLLEMATKARKELDDFTIIKFAHGLRK